A region of the Leptospira ellinghausenii genome:
AAGGATTTGGAGGGGAGACAGAATTTAATTATTTGGGTGAAGAAAGGTCAAAAGAGTATTTAAGTAACTTATGGGATTAGGAAAAGACGTCGCATAACAGCACCTTCCCGCTTCGCTTCGGCACTTCAGCCTCGCTCGGGCTGCGCCAAATTGTCCTCCTGTCACTCGCTTGCATACGCAAGCTACGTGCCAGTCCCTAACGTCCCGTTCCGGGACTCAGGGTCGGACAACTTCGGGAAGGCTAGTTCGTTATGCGATATTTTTGAAAATATTGATAATATAAGAAAAAAAAATTAGCTAATAAATATTTTTAATCACAATTTGGTTTTTCAATAAATCCCCAATATTCATTTAATTTAACAGCGGCAAGTCCTTCTGAATAATCGTAAACTTCATCGAAAATTGGTTTGATCACTAAATCGCCTTTCTTATTTACAAAACCCCATTTCCCATTCTTCATTACTTTTGCAAAACCTTCAGAAAAAGCATAACCTGAGCGTTCAAAGATAGGATCAACTATGAAATCTCCAATTTGATTAATAAATCCATATCTTCCATCATAATTTACGCTTGCTAAACCAAATATAAAATAGTAGGTATTTAAAAATTGAGGTTCAATAGCCATTTTTCCTGAACGATTTATATAGCCCCAATCTGAGTTTATTCTGACACCAGCAAGCCCTTCACTAAAGTGAGATGCAGCATCAAATTTTCTATTAAATATATTTTTACCTTTTTTATTGATAAACATATCCATGCCATTTGAATGAACAATTGCTAACCCGTTATGAAAACTAAAATCTTCATCATATTCTGGCTTAATTACAATTTCTCCTTTTTTATCTATCATTCCCCATTTTCCTGCTATCCTTATACCTGCTAAACCATCTTCAAATTTAGTAATATTATCAAATCTTGGCTTAATTATAAGTTTTCCTTTCTTATTAATAAAACCATACTTTCCTTTCAAACGTACAGGAGACATACCTTCATTTAGGTCGCCCAAATAATCATAATTAAGGCTAACGATTATCTTACCTTGCTTATTTATAAATCCTCTTTTAGTACCTAATTCATAAACTGATTGATTCTCATTAAACTGATTAACTTTATCAAAATGGGGTTGAATAATCATATTTCCATTGATGTCAATAAATCCCCATTTTCCATTCAACTTTACTCTTTCTAATCCTTCGCGAAATCCAATACTAGAGATATATTCGCCTGCTTCGTCAAAAATTGGTTCTACTATAATTTTTCCAGCTTTATCGATGTAACCCCATTTTGATCCTAAACGATATTTCGCCAAACCATTAGAAAATAATCCAATGTCTTCAAATTTTGGTTGAATTAAAAAATTGATATTCTTATCTATATAACCTATTCGTTTGTTAAAATTAACTTTTGATAATCCGTCTCGGAAAAAAGACACTTGATAAAATTTAAGCTGATATGATTTATCTTCACTTTGTAAAACTAAAATTTCTTTATCATCAATTAGCTCTGATTTTACTTCGAATTCAATAGGACAGGAATGCGCGAAATAGGGTGAGGTAAAAAAGATTAAAATTAATATTGATATACATTTCATATTTGTTAGTAGAATCTCTCAAGTTTCGCTTAGTCAATATCAAATAGCAAAATGGTCTTATTTTTTTTTAACCATCAAAAACATCGCATAACAGCAACTAACCGCTTCGCTTCGGGACTTCGCCCTCGCTTGGTCTGCGACACATAGGCTTTCTGTCACTCGCTTGCATACGCAAGCTACGCGCCAGTCCCTAACGTCCCGTTCCGGGACTCAGGGTCAGCCTACGTCGGTTAGTCTAGTTCGTTAATTGCAATGTCCAAAAAGTGATTTAGAAGATTCTGTTCCAATTTTCGCTGTTTGTGAAATTACATGTTCTTTGTCAAGCGGTGAGAAAGCCGAGTTTGATTTTGAAAGTTTATTTGAAGAGATTTTATTGAAGTCTTTATTTTGTTTTCGTCTTTCTCATTATTCCATTACTTTGCTGTTTTTCACTCACAGTTCTGTTTTAATATGCTCTGTTTGGGATATTTCAGCGAAAATTAATCAAAGACAAAGAGTCGGCTTTATTTACATCTTACCAACATTATTGGCCTTGGTTCTTTCTTAATTTTATCTTTTCTATAACTTGGACACTGCAATTAACATACGCTAACCGCTGCGCTTCGGGACTTGCGCCCTCGCTTGGCCTTCGGCACATAGGCTTTCTGGCACTCGTTTGCATACGCAAACTACGTCCCAGTCCCTAACGCCTCTTCGAGGCTCAGGGTCAGCCTACGTCTGTTAGCTAGTTCGTTATACGCTATAGCGTTAAACTCAACCTTTTAGAGAAGAAAATGATAAAGAAATATATAATATTCCTACTTATCCTCATGAATTGTCGATCAATCCAATCACAGTTTATTAAAGATAATTTACAAGATGACAAAAAAAAGGATATATTCATTGGAAAGCTACAGTATTCGGTCAGACCGGAATATTTGCCAAATTTTTTAATTAACGAACCTAACTCTATAAATAGTATTAAATACAAAGTTAATATTCTTTATGAACCGACAGATCCGTCCGATTTGTTTGTACTATTCAACCCATTGGTAATTCTAGGATTTCCAATTCAAAGACATTTCGTAAAGGCACATGGAGATCTTATAGTAAATAATAATCAAACTTACAGTTGCTCTACAGTCACAATTACCGAGTTTAGGACATTATATCATAATCCAAATTATTCTGAAATGCGAAGCATAGCCTTAACAAAATTGAAATTAAACTTTGAAAAATGTTTTGATTTTAATAAACTTGAGGTAAATATCAAATGAATAAAAAATATATCTTTATAATTATCTTAAACTTGTTTCTAATGGATTGTAACTCGTCTGAATCTTCTCAAAGAAAGTTTACGCCGGAAAAAGAAATAAAAAAGAAAAAAGCTTTACTCTATATTTATAGGCCTTCTCTTTTTATGGGTTCCGCCATTAGTTATACTATTGAAGATTCATATGAAAAAATATATTTAAACTTGAGAAATGGAACATATAAAGCTTTCTTTTTAGATCCTGGAGAAATCTCACTAAGTGCAGAAACAATAGGATCTGCTTCAATTACTATTGATATTGAAGAGGAGCAAATTTATTATTTAAAAGGAAATGTATTAGCTGGACCTGTAATAGCGAAACCTTTCTTAACTTTAGTCCCTACTGAAGTAGGACAAAAAGAAATAATGAATTGTCGTCCGATTGAATAGCAGAATCCGCTACAGCGTATAACAGCGACTAACCGCTTCGCTTCGGGACTTGCGCCCTCGCTCGGTCTCCGACACATAGGCTTCTGGCACTCCTCTTGCTTACGCAAGCGTCGTTCCAGTCCCTAACGTCCCGTTCCGGGACTCAGGGCCAGCCTACGTCGGTTAGTCTAGTTCGTTAGCCGAAATCATAAAAATGGATATATAAATGAAGAAAACTAATCTAATCCTTCTCCTTTTTATTAAATCTACAATACTCTATGCAGAAAAATTTGATGAAATAGTATATTTCAAAAACTATAGCGATAAGTATATTCCAATTTTTTTAGAACCTGGAGAGGAAAATTTGGCATTTAAATCCTTGGAACCTGGTTTTACTAGCAAAGGCTTTATAAAATCTAAAGTAATTCAAAACTTTGAAAACAAATCTGGTATGTGGATCGAATTTGAATATGAAGAAAGGAAAGCTTATCTACATTCATCGCTAGTCGTTTTATCTAAAACAAAAGAAACTTTTGATGAAAATATATTCGGTAATTATTTTTATTCAACACCTCTCATAAAGTATTTCAAAATTCAAGAAAATCCAGAAACTTTTATTTTTAATAAAGCTAAAAGCTGGGAAATAGATAAAACTTCCAATAAATTAAAACCATTAAATGAGAAAATTCATTTAAATGAAATCTATGATTTATACTCCTTTAAGTTTAACCTTTAT
Encoded here:
- a CDS encoding WG repeat-containing protein, producing MKCISILILIFFTSPYFAHSCPIEFEVKSELIDDKEILVLQSEDKSYQLKFYQVSFFRDGLSKVNFNKRIGYIDKNINFLIQPKFEDIGLFSNGLAKYRLGSKWGYIDKAGKIIVEPIFDEAGEYISSIGFREGLERVKLNGKWGFIDINGNMIIQPHFDKVNQFNENQSVYELGTKRGFINKQGKIIVSLNYDYLGDLNEGMSPVRLKGKYGFINKKGKLIIKPRFDNITKFEDGLAGIRIAGKWGMIDKKGEIVIKPEYDEDFSFHNGLAIVHSNGMDMFINKKGKNIFNRKFDAASHFSEGLAGVRINSDWGYINRSGKMAIEPQFLNTYYFIFGLASVNYDGRYGFINQIGDFIVDPIFERSGYAFSEGFAKVMKNGKWGFVNKKGDLVIKPIFDEVYDYSEGLAAVKLNEYWGFIEKPNCD
- a CDS encoding DUF2846 domain-containing protein, which codes for MNKKYIFIIILNLFLMDCNSSESSQRKFTPEKEIKKKKALLYIYRPSLFMGSAISYTIEDSYEKIYLNLRNGTYKAFFLDPGEISLSAETIGSASITIDIEEEQIYYLKGNVLAGPVIAKPFLTLVPTEVGQKEIMNCRPIE